One region of Pleuronectes platessa chromosome 18, fPlePla1.1, whole genome shotgun sequence genomic DNA includes:
- the pdk4 gene encoding pyruvate dehydrogenase kinase, isozyme 4 — translation MKFAQFLLKNASVAGIPRQVEKFSKFSPSPLSMKQFLDFGSANACEKTSFVFLRQELPVRLANIMKEIDFLPDKLLGTPSLKLLASWYSQSLLELVDFLEKDPDDKSVLTNFTQTLVHIRNRHNNVVPTMAQGVVEYKEAFGVDPVTNQNVQYFLDRFYMSRISIRMLINQHTLIFNGSVNPAHPKHIGSIDPTCDVVEVVKDAYETSKMLCEQYYLTSPDMEVKEINAENPGQPLNIVYVPSHLYHMLFELFKNAMRATVETHEMSPTLPRIKVRVSLGAEDLTIKMSDRGGGVPLRKIEHLFSYMYSTAPSPVHEDNSRNAPLAGFGYGLPISRLYAKYFQGDLQLYSMEGHGTSAVIYLKALSSESVERLPVFNKSALRHYQTSIEADDWCMPSKEPRKLGKHERTW, via the exons ATGAAGTTTGCtcagtttttgctgaaaaacGCCTCCGTGGCTGGAATCCCGAGGCAAGTGGAGAAGTTCTCCAAGTTCTCCCCTTCGCCCCTGTCCATGAAGCAGTTCCTGGACTTCG GCTCGGCCAACGCATGTGAGAAGACCTCCTTCGTGTTCCTGCGCCAGGAGCTTCCCGTCCGACTGGCCAACATCATGAAGGAAATTGATTTCCTCCCAGACAAGCTCCTCGGCACTCCATCCCTTAAGCTCCTCGCCAGCTG GTATTCACAGAGCTTGCTGGAGCTTGTGGACTTTTTGGAGAAAGATCCAGATGATAAGAGCGTCCTGACCAA CTTCACACAGACCTTGGTGCACATCCGGAACCGGCACAACAACGTGGTGCCCACCATGGCTCAGGGCGTGGTGGAGTACAAGGAGGCGTTCGGCGTGGACCCCGTCACCAACCAGAACGTCCAGTACTTCCTGGACCGCTTCTACATGAGCCGCATCTCCATCCGCATGCTCATAAACCAGCACA CATTAATCTTCAACGGCAGTGTGAACCCGGCCCATCCCAAACATATCGGCAGCATCGACCCCACCTGTGATGTCGTGGAGGTAGTAAAAG ACGCCTATGAGACGTCAAAGATGCTGTGCGAGCAGTATTACTTGACCTCGCCTGATATGGAGGTCAAAGAAATCAACG CTGAAAACCCTGGGCAGCCTCTGAACATCGTCTACGTGCCGTCCCATCTCTACCACATGCTGTTTGAGCTCTTCAAG AACGCCATGAGAGCCACAGTCGAGACCCACGAGATGAGCCCCACGTTGCCACGGATCAAAGTGCGGGTGTCACTGGGTGCTGAGGACCTCACTATCAAG ATGTCAGACAGAGGAGGCGGAGTTCCGCTGAGGAAGATTGAACATCTCTTCAGCTACATGTACTCCACGGCTCCCAGTCCCGTCCATGAAGACAACTCTCGTAACGCACCCCTG GCTGGTTTTGGTTATGGTCTGCCCATCTCCCGCCTGTATGCCAAGTATTTCCAGGGAGACCTGCAGCTCTACTCTATGGAGGGCCACGGCACATCAGCTGTCATATACTTAAAG GCCCTGTCCTCAGAGTCGGTGGAGAGACTTCCTGTTTTTAACAAGTCGGCCTTACGGCACTACCAGACCAGCATAGAGGCCGACGACTGGTGCATGCCCAGCAAGGAGCCAAGGAAACTGGGCAAGCATGAGAGGACTTGGTGA
- the asb4 gene encoding ankyrin repeat and SOCS box protein 4, with the protein MLNSFFITICTFIFDLLHAVWRTVVCEPAGLAVRGPQLMEEFSPRQLAVKQLKLKFLEALQTNNAQEVLEILHTGEIDIDTVLEVEDPSMVLASYKQGYWLPGYKLETSWAMGIHVCVMYNALETALVLLQEGAAINRMPNGKTPLHVACEVSNAECTDLLLAHRAKVNSLSLSGHTPLHYCITRDSVDCAKQLIYRGAKVNMPSYNNDEVTPLHTAARFGVPELVALYLTHGASVNAVNSLQETALITAAFWTFDNKEQTYSEDHHLVCRLLLDHQADPNLQEEDHKTALHKAAWHCDHVLMQMLLEAGADTRVMDINGCTPIQYLLKVTDVRPMAIPELCYQLLLNHNAARIYPQQFHKVLQSCYDYPGVVEIMVNSYEHLKPTRKWRDAIPDDCYQRHKDFYDSLFAVCTNTPRSLLHLTRCAIRASMGGLCHRGVSQLPLPRPMKKYLLLDPEGLLY; encoded by the exons ATGCTTAATTCTTTCTTTATCACCATTTGTACATTCATTTTTGATTTACTACATGCCGTGTGGAGAACAGTAGTGTGTGAGCCGGCTGGTTTGGCAGTGAGAGGCCCTCAGCTCATGGAAGAGTTCAGCCCCAGGCAACTTGCTGTCAAGCAGCTAAAGCTAAAGTTCCTAGAGGCTCTGCAGACTAATAATGCCCAGGAGGTCCTGGAGATCCTGCACACTGGGGAGATAGACATTGACAcggtgctggaggtggaggaccCCAGCATGGTCCTGGCCTCATACAAACAAG GTTATTGGCTCCCAGGCTACAAACTGGAGACCTCCTGGGCGATgggtattcatgtgtgtgtgatgtacaACGCTTTGGAAACTGCACTAGTGCTCCTTCAGGAGGGTGCCGCCATTAACCGGATGCCCAATGGGAAGACGCCGCTGCATGTGGCCTGCGAGGTCTCCAACGCCGAGTGTACAGATTTACTTTTGGCTCACAGGGCAAAGGTCAACAGCCTGTCGCTGAGTGGGCACACCCCACTGCACTACTGCATCACCAGGGACTCTGTGGACTGTGCCAAGCAGCTCATCTACAGAG GTGCAAAAGTCAACATGCCCAGCTACAACAACGATGAGGTCACACCGTTACACACAGCAGCCAGGTTCGGAGTTCcagagctggtggctctttatcTGACCCACGGAGCATCTGTGAACGCAGTCAACTCTTTGCAGGAGACTGCTTTGATCACTGCGGCCTTCTGGACTTTTGATAATAAAGAACAAACctacagtgaggatcaccattTAGTCTGTCGTCTCCTGCTGGACCACCAAGCAG ATCCCAACCTCCAAGAAGAAGACCATAAAACGGCTCTTCACAAAGCAGCCTGGCACTGTGACCACGTCCTGATGCAGATGCTACTGGAGGCCGGAGCAGACACAAGAGTCATGGACATCAACGGCTGCACCCCCATTCAGTATCTCCTCAAAGTGACCGACGTCAGGCCGATGGCCATACCTGAGCTCTGctatcagctgctgctcaaccATAACGCAGCCAGGATCTACCCACAACAGTTCCACAAG GTGCTGCAGTCCTGTTACGACTACCCTGGAGTAGTAGAAATTATGGTCAACTCTTATGAACATTTAAAACCCACAAGGAAGTGGAGAGACGCCATTCCTGATGACTGCTACCAG CGACATAAAGACTTCTACGACTCTCTGTTTGCCGTTTGCACCAACACGCCACGCAGCCTGCTCCACCTCACCAGATGTGCCATCAGAGCCAGCATGGGCGGCCTCTGCCACAGGGGTGTCTCACAGCTTCCTCTGCCACGTCCCATGAAGAAATACTTATTATTAGACCCTGAGGGGTTACTGTACTGA